One part of the Caldisericum sp. genome encodes these proteins:
- a CDS encoding DUF2804 family protein — protein sequence MLGYQHEHLEKEWRIKSSDNKLKLTFKPFMVRLARTNLVLLKSVLYQIFSTYNGSFTRDNGEKIEINNVIGWIEEHNAR from the coding sequence ATCTTAGGGTATCAGCATGAACACCTTGAGAAAGAGTGGCGTATAAAGTCTTCTGATAATAAATTAAAACTAACTTTCAAACCTTTTATGGTAAGGCTTGCTCGTACTAACCTGGTTCTTCTTAAAAGTGTACTATACCAGATTTTTAGCACCTATAATGGAAGCTTTACTAGAGACAATGGAGAAAAGATAGAAATAAACAATGTAATTGGCTGGATAGAGGAGCATAACGCTCGCTAA
- a CDS encoding epoxyqueuosine reductase QueH: MKREKNKQTLPVGNYEKVLLHICCAPDATYPILLLRGLHYDVTGFFYNPNIHPKEEYYKRLEEIRKLSKIQKFPLIEGEYNDDVLRNWFRMVKGLEKVHEGGERCYLCYKERLERTAKLARDLGFDYFTTTITISPHKNSKWVFDISYELEKTYGVKFLPIDFKKKNGFKASVILSKYYGLYRQNYCGCIFSKVEAEHFRENKS; this comes from the coding sequence ATGAAAAGGGAAAAAAATAAACAGACGCTTCCCGTTGGGAATTACGAGAAGGTTCTTCTCCATATATGCTGTGCTCCAGATGCAACTTACCCTATTCTTCTTCTTAGAGGGCTTCATTACGATGTAACAGGCTTTTTCTACAATCCCAATATCCACCCAAAAGAGGAATACTATAAAAGGCTTGAAGAGATTAGAAAACTTTCAAAAATACAGAAGTTCCCATTGATTGAAGGTGAGTATAACGATGATGTCTTAAGGAACTGGTTCAGGATGGTTAAGGGGCTTGAGAAAGTGCACGAAGGGGGAGAAAGGTGCTATCTCTGCTATAAAGAGCGACTTGAAAGAACAGCAAAACTTGCAAGAGATCTTGGTTTTGACTATTTTACAACGACGATAACGATAAGCCCTCACAAGAATTCAAAGTGGGTGTTTGATATTTCTTATGAACTTGAAAAAACTTACGGAGTTAAGTTCCTTCCAATTGATTTCAAAAAGAAAAACGGTTTTAAGGCAAGCGTTATATTAAGTAAATACTATGGCCTTTATAGGCAGAATTACTGTGGTTGTATTTTTTCAAAGGTAGAAGCAGAGCATTTTAGAGAAAATAAATCTTAG
- a CDS encoding divergent PAP2 family protein: MKVILQLLSNNILIASIISNLVAQGLKVIIYYLIEKEWNWRMFTSTGGNPSSHTATVTTLTILLGAKYGFDSPYFTIAFIFSSVVVVDAISVRREVGKHAKTMNDIFFETPLGKRLQETVDIEVFKELVGHSGPEVFIGFLLGLLIAVIDIVFFFK, translated from the coding sequence ATGAAAGTGATTTTACAACTACTCAGTAACAACATATTAATAGCATCAATTATTTCGAACCTCGTTGCTCAGGGATTGAAAGTGATAATTTATTATCTCATTGAAAAAGAGTGGAATTGGAGAATGTTTACCTCAACCGGAGGAAACCCAAGTTCTCACACGGCAACCGTAACAACATTAACAATCCTTTTAGGCGCAAAGTACGGTTTTGATTCTCCTTATTTTACAATTGCTTTTATTTTTTCTTCCGTCGTCGTTGTTGATGCAATCTCAGTAAGAAGAGAAGTTGGAAAACATGCTAAGACGATGAATGACATCTTCTTTGAAACACCGCTTGGAAAAAGGCTACAGGAAACTGTAGATATAGAGGTTTTTAAGGAACTTGTAGGTCACTCAGGACCAGAAGTATTTATCGGTTTCCTTCTGGGGCTTCTTATTGCAGTAATTGATATCGTATTTTTCTTTAAATAA